In Limibacter armeniacum, a single window of DNA contains:
- the serA gene encoding phosphoglycerate dehydrogenase yields MESKKHFVIDFDSTFTQVEALDVLCDIAYEGKENKDEIAQQIKSLTDQAMEGSLSFREALESRLALLKAGKGEIEKLIQALKGKVSDSVKRNRHFFENYADDVLIISSGFKDFIEPIVVEYGIKPENVYANTFTYDASGNITGFDRSNPLSEHEGKVKLMKQLQLNGEVIVIGDGYTDYEIRKAGLADKFYAFTENVEREIVVANADQVAQNFDEILFTHNLPTATSYPKSMIKILLLENVHESAKLKLESEGYSVELMKGALDEDELAEKIKGVHVLGIRSKTIVTRKVLENANRLMLVGAFCIGTNQIDLEACQEKGIAVFNAPFSNTRSVVELAIGEIIMLMRGIPKRMRQMDKKEWKKSANNSSEIRGKKLGIIGYGNIGAQLSVLAEAMGMNVFYYDIVEKLALGNATKVSSLDELLATADIISLHVDGRESNKSFFGAAEFAKMKDGAIFVNLARGPVVDIKALNDALESGKIRGAGVDVFPVEPKNNNEPFESPLALHENIILTPHIGGSTEEAQVNIADFVPSKIVEYINSGSTYNSVNFPNLQLPKLDDAHRLLHIHRNVSGILAKINTIFAKHNINVEGQYLKTNEKIGYVITDIDKEYGPELITELKNIDDTIKVRVLY; encoded by the coding sequence ATGGAATCCAAGAAACACTTCGTGATTGACTTCGACAGTACTTTTACTCAAGTAGAAGCACTAGATGTACTATGTGACATTGCGTACGAAGGCAAGGAGAACAAAGATGAAATTGCCCAACAGATCAAGTCCCTGACAGATCAGGCAATGGAAGGCTCACTTTCTTTTCGTGAGGCGCTCGAATCACGATTGGCCTTGCTTAAGGCAGGTAAAGGTGAGATCGAGAAACTTATTCAAGCACTGAAAGGAAAGGTCTCCGATTCAGTGAAACGTAACAGGCATTTCTTTGAAAATTACGCTGATGATGTTTTGATCATTTCCAGCGGATTCAAAGACTTTATCGAGCCGATTGTGGTAGAGTACGGCATCAAGCCCGAAAATGTGTATGCCAACACATTTACTTATGATGCATCCGGCAATATCACAGGTTTTGACCGCAGTAACCCACTTTCAGAACATGAAGGAAAGGTGAAACTGATGAAGCAACTTCAGCTAAACGGTGAAGTGATCGTTATCGGTGACGGCTATACAGATTATGAAATCCGTAAAGCTGGTCTTGCTGACAAGTTCTATGCATTCACTGAAAATGTTGAAAGGGAAATTGTAGTGGCTAATGCGGATCAAGTAGCTCAAAACTTTGATGAAATCCTGTTTACGCACAACCTTCCAACGGCTACATCATACCCAAAAAGTATGATCAAGATCTTGCTGCTGGAAAACGTTCACGAAAGTGCCAAGCTTAAACTTGAATCCGAAGGTTATAGCGTAGAGTTGATGAAAGGTGCTTTGGATGAAGATGAACTTGCTGAAAAAATCAAGGGCGTTCATGTTCTGGGTATCCGCTCAAAAACTATCGTTACTCGCAAGGTGCTGGAAAATGCCAACCGACTAATGCTAGTTGGTGCTTTCTGTATCGGGACCAACCAGATTGATCTGGAAGCATGTCAGGAAAAAGGTATTGCGGTGTTCAATGCTCCTTTCAGTAACACACGTAGTGTGGTAGAATTGGCTATTGGCGAGATTATCATGCTGATGAGAGGTATTCCGAAGCGCATGCGCCAGATGGATAAAAAAGAGTGGAAGAAGTCTGCCAACAATAGCTCAGAAATAAGAGGTAAAAAACTGGGCATTATCGGATACGGTAATATTGGTGCTCAACTTTCTGTACTGGCAGAAGCGATGGGTATGAATGTTTTCTACTATGATATTGTAGAAAAGCTGGCGCTTGGTAATGCAACTAAAGTATCTTCTTTGGATGAATTGCTTGCTACTGCCGATATCATCTCACTTCACGTTGATGGTAGAGAAAGCAATAAAAGCTTCTTCGGAGCAGCTGAATTTGCCAAAATGAAAGATGGTGCCATTTTCGTAAACCTTGCCAGAGGACCTGTAGTGGACATTAAGGCACTAAATGATGCACTGGAAAGTGGTAAGATCAGAGGTGCTGGTGTAGACGTGTTCCCTGTAGAGCCGAAAAACAACAACGAGCCATTTGAGTCTCCATTGGCACTGCACGAAAACATCATCCTGACGCCACATATTGGTGGTAGTACTGAAGAAGCTCAGGTAAATATTGCAGACTTTGTTCCTAGCAAGATTGTTGAATATATCAACTCAGGTAGTACTTATAACAGTGTTAACTTCCCGAACCTGCAATTGCCTAAGCTAGATGACGCGCACAGGTTGTTGCATATTCACAGAAACGTATCTGGTATCTTGGCTAAGATTAACACGATTTTTGCTAAACACAATATCAACGTTGAAGGTCAGTACCTAAAAACCAATGAAAAAATTGGTTATGTAATCACTGACATTGACAAGGAATACGGACCTGAACTGATTACAGAACTGAAGAACATTGATGATACCATCAAGGTCAGAGTACTGTACTAA